A single region of the Pseudorhodoplanes sp. genome encodes:
- a CDS encoding DNA-primase RepB domain-containing protein: protein MTHPLTVSAVTRAIEAIGTPVDLGMIFPPRPGEVRGRGYWQNRDLATSDVLALLPRACAANARGAHVYLRVRANTGGHPGVVLLDDVTAGNVARLTSNDFPPVLTVETSPGNFQVWIRLVPVGAWLSPELVQAALRHLIQTFDADPRAASAWQPGRVPGLTNRKDKYRQPNGLFPFVRVIHTAPGLVAPRAAALLAEIEPACASQARAGAGRRPEKAALSAPEIKMPLWKQLDVFRARAAKRIDGQLAAGRRPASSGSRSEIDFASAVEALAHGIDGSEIAAWLAQTRPDKDYSYAWRTVEAASMHLEGKSSYSPINPLG, encoded by the coding sequence GTGACGCATCCCCTCACCGTCTCGGCTGTGACAAGGGCAATTGAGGCGATCGGCACACCGGTCGACCTCGGGATGATTTTTCCGCCCCGCCCCGGTGAAGTGCGCGGTCGCGGGTACTGGCAAAACCGGGACCTTGCCACGTCTGATGTGCTTGCTCTGCTGCCGCGCGCGTGTGCCGCGAACGCGCGCGGCGCGCACGTGTACCTGCGCGTTCGCGCTAACACGGGAGGACATCCTGGCGTCGTACTGCTTGACGATGTGACGGCTGGCAACGTTGCGCGCTTGACGTCAAATGACTTTCCGCCCGTTCTTACGGTGGAAACTTCACCTGGAAATTTTCAGGTGTGGATTCGCTTGGTGCCCGTCGGGGCGTGGCTCAGCCCGGAGCTTGTGCAAGCCGCATTGCGGCACCTCATTCAGACGTTTGACGCTGATCCGCGCGCGGCCTCTGCGTGGCAGCCGGGCAGGGTGCCGGGCCTTACAAATCGCAAGGACAAGTATCGCCAGCCGAATGGTCTCTTTCCATTTGTGCGCGTGATCCACACTGCGCCGGGTCTTGTTGCGCCCCGGGCAGCCGCTCTCCTGGCGGAGATTGAGCCAGCATGTGCGTCACAGGCGCGGGCGGGCGCGGGGCGCCGCCCGGAAAAAGCGGCCTTGTCTGCTCCTGAAATCAAAATGCCGCTTTGGAAACAGCTCGACGTATTTCGCGCTCGCGCGGCCAAGCGCATCGACGGGCAACTTGCTGCTGGACGTCGGCCTGCTTCCAGCGGATCCCGCTCGGAAATTGACTTCGCGTCTGCCGTAGAAGCTTTGGCACATGGTATTGACGGAAGCGAGATCGCGGCCTGGCTCGCCCAGACCCGCCCCGACAAGGACTATTCGTACGCCTGGCGCACGGTCGAGGCTGCTTCGATGCATCTTGAGGGTAAGAGCAGTTATTCGCCCATTAACCCTCTCGGTTGA
- a CDS encoding DUF87 domain-containing protein produces the protein MEKGKRQTQHRVAGLAIYAAVLGIIQYFVVVSGFTPNENSIWLLSGFASLLFGSRLLNPHFTPPADSATNSFMALAALLASSLAVQPESADWWLLWTTIVFCAAVCLVSVLVLLVRPPIGMETRPVVRLADRAVRSLGSPVVIFTIVILLCVWLFHRTRPHEVIAILSTWAMIVVLRPVESVLDFVGWAREHWNVLRPDQIVGAIAAHQSPGIVLVRQLGQADVERGTPLVVADSHGPWMLGVALNYVGRDEGNLLRVLTAPLPAGLRDRIGNLPDSKGAATALALNATPEELEDVPAIQWINRLCGVVVSDTSLDYVLFEVTEERNLSEGRLVEARIGDSFVIFQIIDGLTREEIVQQKNTYGYARAKARKIGRWDADAGKFMPVKWLPRMNAPVFLRDDEGAADAASTIGHFPNTGFGVGLDMSAAVTHNTAVLGILGIGKSYLAIELVERMIADGIKVICLDLTDQYAKLLGDFVDVAREKQLDDELHAVSGRGKVEQNREEGGTVGRFSQKLTEQIRAFLAENGRNLRIVNPAAFDVWRQTGFKDFKTGDASMASLTPTEITALISDAALRVCQELGMTDQGRLCLVYEEAHSLVPEWNSVVAEGDKAATARTARAILQGRKYGLGCLLITQRTANVTKTILNQCNTIFAMRTFDDTGKEFLSNYIGGDYAGVLPSLEARHAVVFGKASSCENPVLVRLNDREAFVQRFRAIHPVPALPAAAMTPPAAAQAAQDGLGALSAPD, from the coding sequence TTGGAGAAGGGAAAACGGCAAACGCAACACCGCGTCGCCGGGTTGGCGATCTACGCGGCTGTGCTCGGCATCATCCAGTACTTCGTTGTCGTCTCGGGCTTCACCCCTAACGAAAACTCCATCTGGCTCTTAAGTGGGTTCGCCAGCCTCCTGTTCGGCAGTCGTCTCCTGAACCCGCATTTCACGCCGCCCGCGGACTCGGCCACGAACTCTTTCATGGCGCTGGCGGCATTGCTCGCGAGCTCACTCGCGGTTCAGCCGGAGAGCGCCGACTGGTGGCTGCTTTGGACGACAATTGTGTTCTGCGCAGCCGTTTGCCTCGTCTCCGTCCTCGTCCTGCTGGTCCGGCCCCCCATCGGTATGGAAACCCGCCCCGTCGTCCGCCTCGCCGATAGGGCTGTTCGCAGCCTTGGCAGCCCAGTCGTCATCTTCACTATCGTGATCCTGCTATGCGTCTGGCTGTTTCACCGTACCCGCCCCCACGAGGTCATCGCGATCCTGAGCACGTGGGCCATGATCGTTGTGCTGCGCCCGGTAGAGTCCGTCTTGGACTTCGTTGGATGGGCGCGCGAGCATTGGAATGTCCTCCGTCCCGATCAGATCGTGGGGGCGATTGCGGCACACCAGTCGCCCGGCATCGTGCTTGTCCGGCAGCTGGGTCAGGCCGATGTGGAGCGGGGAACGCCGCTCGTGGTCGCCGATAGCCACGGACCATGGATGCTTGGCGTGGCGCTCAACTATGTCGGTCGCGACGAGGGAAATCTGCTGCGAGTTCTGACCGCTCCGCTGCCTGCCGGGTTGCGGGACAGGATCGGGAACCTCCCGGACTCGAAGGGCGCGGCGACTGCGCTGGCGCTGAACGCGACCCCTGAGGAGTTAGAGGACGTCCCTGCCATACAGTGGATCAATCGCCTTTGCGGTGTAGTCGTCAGCGACACAAGTCTGGACTACGTCCTCTTTGAGGTGACCGAGGAGCGCAACTTATCCGAAGGTCGGTTGGTGGAAGCGCGGATTGGTGATTCCTTTGTCATTTTTCAAATTATCGACGGACTGACGCGCGAGGAGATCGTCCAGCAGAAGAACACCTACGGCTATGCGCGGGCCAAGGCGCGCAAGATCGGCCGATGGGATGCGGATGCTGGAAAATTCATGCCGGTGAAATGGCTGCCGCGCATGAATGCGCCGGTGTTCCTGCGCGACGACGAGGGCGCGGCGGACGCAGCCTCGACCATCGGCCATTTTCCAAATACGGGCTTCGGCGTCGGTCTCGATATGTCGGCGGCCGTGACGCATAACACCGCCGTCCTTGGCATCCTCGGAATCGGCAAAAGCTACCTCGCCATTGAGCTCGTCGAGCGCATGATCGCCGATGGCATCAAGGTGATCTGCCTCGACCTCACCGATCAGTACGCCAAGCTGCTTGGGGATTTTGTTGACGTAGCGCGTGAAAAGCAACTGGACGATGAACTCCACGCGGTTTCTGGTCGGGGAAAGGTCGAACAGAACCGTGAGGAAGGCGGTACCGTTGGACGCTTCTCGCAGAAGCTGACCGAGCAAATTCGCGCATTCCTGGCAGAAAATGGGCGCAATCTCCGTATCGTGAATCCTGCGGCATTTGATGTGTGGCGGCAGACTGGTTTCAAGGATTTCAAAACAGGCGACGCGTCGATGGCGTCGCTCACACCGACCGAGATCACGGCCTTAATCTCGGATGCCGCGCTTAGGGTGTGCCAGGAACTCGGCATGACCGATCAGGGCCGGCTGTGCTTGGTCTATGAGGAGGCGCACTCACTGGTGCCGGAGTGGAACTCCGTCGTCGCCGAGGGCGACAAAGCGGCGACGGCGCGCACCGCTCGCGCCATCCTGCAGGGTCGCAAGTACGGCCTCGGTTGCCTGTTGATCACGCAGCGGACCGCCAACGTAACGAAGACGATCCTGAACCAGTGCAACACTATTTTTGCAATGCGGACTTTCGACGACACCGGCAAAGAATTTCTGTCGAACTACATTGGCGGCGATTATGCAGGGGTTCTGCCAAGCCTTGAGGCGCGACATGCGGTGGTGTTCGGGAAAGCGTCCAGCTGTGAAAATCCCGTTCTGGTGCGGCTGAACGACCGTGAAGCCTTCGTGCAGAGATTCCGCGCGATTCATCCGGTTCCTGCTCTGCCTGCGGCCGCGATGACACCGCCGGCAGCTGCTCAGGCCGCTCAAGACGGTCTCGGCGCTCTTTCCGCGCCGGACTGA
- a CDS encoding LPD7 domain-containing protein, which translates to MITGFCVHSGGTALARHLARHDNNESVSVATRGLAADTIKDGITELGLMSRGCGTKKPLIHVWASPTRLYSKGGWSRYWARFEKEFGLELQPYVEVTHIKLGLGGRTAEHKHRVYVRIRPDRTAIPYSHSHKRMEKLSRLAELDAGEPLTKGRHSRAVVKALERQGLELEAQALVNAGLTTGPLPVAPSPAERAAAEQKEDLAPDAIWMRAHSAWCRSNDAASFVAALQAEGLSIAEGSRGPVLVGPRGSVTSLRRAVSNGARRAGCDSVRKSDIRQRIADHILPALDDVLKSQPACPVDQLFSIVGLDRSIPVPDPKYPSAQVEENHSWSFANAAEPTSFDAPTTEDILLTPAQMAAAQAFEDALAYGSAEFAQKVLREIEAELATAQQEKIAEDKDLAQHLRQRVARLGGDPALPAIGIPGWRDAFKADLARLPRKIGPVLRWVEQREAGCCKITLRSGVTVITMPDRAVADQATDETVSVMISHAHARGWQEITVTGGTPEWREAITRAATRAGIAVVNHDLKLVEEEERQIMRKEMALELVNDGRMPGNR; encoded by the coding sequence ATGATTACCGGCTTTTGCGTGCATTCAGGTGGAACGGCTCTCGCCCGGCATCTCGCCCGGCACGACAACAATGAGAGCGTTTCTGTTGCTACACGAGGTCTCGCGGCTGACACAATCAAAGACGGCATCACTGAGCTCGGCCTGATGTCGAGAGGCTGTGGTACTAAAAAGCCGCTAATCCACGTTTGGGCCAGCCCTACGCGATTGTACTCAAAGGGCGGTTGGAGCCGGTATTGGGCCAGATTTGAAAAGGAGTTTGGCCTTGAATTACAGCCGTATGTCGAAGTCACGCATATAAAGCTCGGTCTCGGGGGGCGCACCGCGGAGCACAAGCATCGTGTTTACGTCCGCATCCGGCCAGATAGGACCGCAATTCCGTATTCGCACAGCCACAAGCGCATGGAAAAGCTCTCACGACTGGCGGAGCTGGATGCCGGCGAGCCGCTAACAAAAGGTCGGCACAGCAGGGCTGTAGTGAAAGCGTTGGAACGGCAGGGACTCGAGCTTGAAGCGCAGGCCTTGGTGAATGCGGGCCTGACGACGGGGCCGCTACCCGTTGCACCGTCGCCAGCTGAACGCGCCGCAGCCGAGCAGAAGGAAGATCTCGCCCCCGATGCAATCTGGATGCGCGCGCATAGTGCCTGGTGCCGCTCGAATGACGCTGCATCCTTCGTTGCAGCATTGCAGGCCGAAGGGTTGAGCATCGCGGAGGGCAGCCGCGGTCCAGTTCTTGTTGGCCCGCGTGGTAGCGTGACCAGTTTGCGGCGAGCTGTTTCGAACGGCGCACGCCGCGCGGGTTGCGATTCGGTACGTAAAAGCGACATCCGGCAGCGGATCGCCGACCATATACTTCCAGCGCTCGACGATGTGCTCAAAAGCCAACCGGCATGCCCAGTTGATCAGTTGTTTTCCATCGTCGGCCTTGATCGAAGCATCCCTGTTCCAGATCCCAAGTATCCGTCCGCCCAAGTCGAGGAAAACCATTCCTGGTCGTTCGCAAACGCAGCTGAACCGACTAGTTTCGACGCGCCCACTACAGAGGATATATTGCTCACGCCCGCACAAATGGCTGCTGCTCAGGCGTTTGAAGATGCGCTCGCTTATGGGAGCGCTGAATTCGCGCAAAAGGTACTTCGGGAAATCGAAGCCGAGTTGGCAACGGCGCAGCAAGAGAAAATCGCAGAAGACAAGGATCTTGCCCAGCACTTGCGTCAGCGCGTTGCCAGACTTGGGGGGGACCCCGCGTTGCCAGCCATCGGGATTCCAGGCTGGCGCGATGCATTCAAAGCCGATCTTGCGCGCCTTCCCCGCAAAATCGGGCCGGTATTACGCTGGGTAGAACAGAGAGAGGCGGGTTGCTGCAAGATCACTTTGCGGTCCGGCGTTACAGTTATCACGATGCCCGATCGGGCTGTTGCCGATCAAGCAACGGACGAAACCGTGTCCGTGATGATCTCTCACGCTCACGCCCGTGGCTGGCAAGAAATCACTGTCACCGGGGGGACACCGGAATGGCGAGAAGCGATTACGCGCGCCGCCACGAGAGCGGGGATCGCCGTCGTCAATCACGATCTCAAACTAGTAGAAGAGGAAGAGCGGCAAATCATGCGGAAGGAGATGGCCCTTGAGCTTGTCAACGATGGTCGCATGCCCGGCAACAGGTAA
- a CDS encoding ribbon-helix-helix protein, CopG family, giving the protein MTTDKKCRRSEKRQMQCTLLVRLDDQLANKLGAAARAGGSTRPAFVRALLLHHLEQETPAPASVTELQATAPVSRVTDIERLFATAGTHVGRQTGALVQLAKSVRANGGASSLHAEIEKLIIDARKTLACIRDALLEIKP; this is encoded by the coding sequence ATGACGACTGATAAAAAATGCAGACGATCTGAAAAACGACAAATGCAGTGCACGTTGCTCGTGCGCCTTGACGATCAGCTCGCCAACAAGCTCGGCGCCGCAGCAAGGGCCGGCGGTTCAACGCGTCCCGCCTTCGTGCGCGCGCTATTGCTACATCACCTCGAACAAGAAACCCCCGCGCCCGCTTCGGTTACTGAATTGCAAGCAACGGCACCCGTGTCTCGCGTTACGGATATTGAACGATTGTTCGCCACAGCCGGCACCCATGTTGGGCGCCAGACCGGAGCACTCGTTCAACTCGCCAAGTCGGTGCGGGCGAATGGAGGGGCTTCCTCACTCCATGCTGAGATCGAGAAATTGATTATCGACGCACGCAAGACGCTCGCATGCATTCGCGACGCGCTTCTGGAGATAAAGCCATGA